The following are from one region of the Microbacterium sp. cx-55 genome:
- a CDS encoding ABC transporter ATP-binding protein: MTVHRSLAADRVTLGYGDRVIVDALNLEVPAGRITTIVGANACGKSTLLKSMARLLAPTSGSVLLDGKAIHRQPTRQVARVLGLLPQSPIAPDGIAVSDLVSRGRHPHQGALARWTQADDDAIARALDATGTVHLADRPVDELSGGQRQRVWIAMALAQETDVLLLDEPTTFLDISHQIDVLDLLTDLNRERGTTIVMVLHDLNLAARYADHLVAMADGAIVASGTSSDVLTAATVREVFGLNSRIISDPLTGRPMVVPMGRHHTVVEPDDVAHQGA; encoded by the coding sequence ATGACCGTTCACCGCTCCCTCGCCGCAGACCGGGTCACCCTCGGCTACGGCGACCGCGTGATCGTCGACGCCCTCAACCTCGAGGTCCCTGCTGGGCGCATCACGACGATCGTCGGTGCGAACGCCTGCGGCAAGTCGACGCTCCTGAAGTCGATGGCACGTCTGCTCGCGCCGACCTCCGGCAGCGTCCTGCTCGACGGAAAGGCGATCCACCGCCAGCCCACGCGGCAGGTGGCGCGCGTGCTGGGTCTGCTGCCGCAGTCGCCCATCGCGCCCGACGGCATCGCCGTGTCGGATCTGGTCAGCCGCGGCCGGCATCCGCACCAGGGCGCGCTCGCGCGCTGGACGCAGGCCGATGACGACGCGATCGCCCGCGCGCTGGACGCCACGGGGACGGTGCACCTGGCCGACCGACCGGTCGACGAGCTGAGCGGCGGGCAGCGCCAGCGCGTCTGGATCGCCATGGCGCTCGCGCAGGAGACCGACGTGCTGCTCCTCGACGAGCCCACGACGTTCCTCGACATCAGCCACCAGATCGACGTCCTCGATCTCCTGACCGACCTCAACCGGGAGCGCGGCACGACCATCGTCATGGTGCTGCACGATCTGAACCTGGCCGCGCGCTACGCCGACCATCTCGTCGCCATGGCGGACGGCGCGATCGTCGCCTCGGGCACATCGTCCGACGTGCTCACGGCCGCCACCGTGCGCGAGGTGTTCGGCCTGAACAGCCGCATCATCTCCGACCCGCTCACCGGCCGCCCGATGGTGGTGCCGATGGGCCGGCACCACACCGTCGTCGAACCCGACGACGTGGCGCACCAGGGCGCCTGA